ggaaagaaggagaggtgcGCTGACAACCTTCGCGCGCCTCTGCGCtcggaaaagagagggaagggaaaacgaaacaaaaaagcgcACATGTCTATCTCACTTGTTTATGCCAGGGAACGCATGTGTAGGTCGCGGAGTTCGTATCGCCAACGTCATcgtgcgtctgtgccgcCTGCTCATCGTCTTTGaggctgctgtgctgctcgctgcACCTTCTTGTCCCAAATAAGAAAACCAAGTGCCACGGCGTCCCCGTGGCCTTCCTCCGTAGCAAGTGATCAGTagcgtcgcctccgccttaAGCCTCGATCTTCACGGACCATGGGCTAGGCGTTTTGCCGTACTGGATGTCTATAATCGCCTGCAGGAAACGACTCGCGTAGCTCTGCGCAGGGAACGGTACGCTGTACTCCTTGCCGCGGTAGGCAAGCATGTTGACGGGAGACACGACGAGGGCCGTGCCGCATCCGAAGCACTCAATCACGCGaccctcctgcagcgcctctatCAGCTCAGACACGTAGTACGGACGCACAGACACCTCGAATTCGCCCCACGAGCGGGCAAGCTCCAGGATCGAGTCGCGCGTCACGCCGGGCAGGATCGTCCCGTCCAGTGGTGCGGTGACCAGCTCCGTCTTGCCCTCCTTCGTCTTCCACATTGTACAGAAGTTCATAAAGCCGGCCTCCTGCACCTCATCCTGGGCACCGAGCCACAACACCTGATTGTAGCCCCGAGCTTTCGCCTCGTCCTGAACCAGCAGCGGGCCAGCGTAGTTGGCACCCACTTTTCTGCCTCCCGTACCTCCAGGCCACGCGCGCTTGCGCGTCTCCTCCACGAGCAGGCTCACAGGCTTGATGATCACCCCATCCGAGTGGCCCTCTGGAAGCGGGTAGTACGGCCCCACGGGCGAGGCAATCACGAAGAGACGCACAGACCTTGAGGGAGTGGCGCCGAGGCAAGCTGCAGTACCGATCGCAGCCGGGCGCAAGTACAGGGAGTAGCCGTGTTCCTTCGGCACGTAATTCTTCTCTGTCCTCACAAACTCTGTGATGATCTTCAGCATTTCTGCCTCGTCAAAGCCGGGGAAGCACAGGGCGTGCATGCTGTCGTTGAGGCGAGCAACATGCCTGTCAGGGCGGAACAGGCGCAGGTTCTGCTTCCCCAGCTTCTCACCCTTCGAGACCTTCGTGATGTCACCAATGTCCGCATACACCTTCATTCCATCAAAGCACTGTGTAGCGTAGTGCAGGCACGACGTCTGCGGTGGAAACGAAAAGTTGGCGAAAGGAACGATCTGCGGCGCACCCCACTTGCCGTCCTCGTAGTCAATGAGAACCATGTGCGGGCTGAAGACGGTGCCGAAGGCGACCCCCTTcatcggcggcagcggcggtgggttGGTCACCAGCTTCTTGGtaagcgcagcagccgtaaAGGAGGCGACAGGGGCCTTGCTGTCACACGCCGCGCTACCCTGGCGCCAAAGTCGGCTAAGGAACATAACAAGAGATCTAGTGCGCTtcgaggggagagagatggtgaTGATGCAACTAAAGAAAGTGGTGAACAGTGGTGACTTTAGTACTCGTTGATAATACTGAAATGGGCCTCTGCGTATTGTTGGGAATAAATGAGTGATGTATCTGAGAAGAGTAGACAGGCTTTGCCGATGAATACTTGATGACCTgtcgagaagaagagaacgagcggtgcagcaccatagtgggggggggggggggcagcagcagcaatgacgAAGAAAGACACAGGAGAGCGTGAAAgcatgcacacacaagaTACCCAGGCAGTCGCCACTGCGAGCACGCAACACGCTGCCGCGAGCCCCAATGTCAAAGCCAGCGACTATGTGCCGTATGCGAGCTAAACTGTACCGCCCTCCAAAAGTGGTGGGGGGTAAAAACCTCCCTAAAGTGCACGTCAGTGTATGGACAAGCGCACACCCGCCCGTATGCGCATTTCAGCTCGCACGCCAAAGGCAAGTGGAAGGACGGGGGAGTGTGGGAAGCCAGTGGCCGGCTCGATCACTGtcgcgctccctctctttggtGTTCATCTtgctgttttgtgtgtgtgtatgtggcgcgcgcgctctctcgctctcccgtCGGGCGCGCATGCCTATGGGCGGGTAGACAGGCACATGGACTCTGGTGTTTGAGCGTGGGCGTGTATGCTCGTGAGTGCGCGCCTCCCTTCTGTCTGTTTAGGTGTTGCTAACCAAGTCCGCTAGGCGATGGAGGACGGTGCGTCTCCGACGCCCACCCGCCATTGGGTTCGCCGCGGGTGAGTCGCCGACGGATGGGGCGCTGAGACCACTACTGTATATCCCCCccgcgccaacgccgcccGGCAGCCGATCATCCTCCATAACAcacgacgacagcagccCGATTGGAACGAGCCACAACAGGAGGAAGAAGCCCATAATCAGCAGCGCGGACGTATAATACATAAGTCGTAGCGCATACCAGTACCACATGGCGCTCTCCACCAATACCGCCAGAATCGTCCCCAGCACGAGCAGGTTGTTCACGCCCGACACAAAAGGGAAGGTGCGCATGACCCGCAGGTAAAGCACATTCACGAAGAGGCTCAGCAACGAGCGCCACCAACTCATCTGATCCACAATAAAAATAGACACGTGCACGATAACGTTGAAGGAAATGAGCGCACGAAGAGTCCACTTGGCGCGCGACGGGTGCTCTTCCGCAACTTCGGCTACGAACATCACGGCACACGCGAGGCCGAAGGCGATGAGGGCAATAGCGACGGCCACCATCAGCGTGGAGACGACGCGGAATGGTCCGAACGACCTGTATGCGCGCTTCGGAGGTATCCACCAAGATTCATTCTCCTCATCGTCGTAGTTGTGGTAGCCTTGTCGGCTCATGATGTGCCACTTTCTTTAGACTCACctacacacaggcacacttGCAGAGATCGCCTCGCTTAGTGAAAACCTTCCAGTGAGTCGCACCTGCCGCTGGCCAGCTCCCCTTGTACCGACGTGCTGCTATTCTGGTTACTCCCACGATGTGGTACAAGCCGCTAGAAGCGCGGGTGAGCGTGTATCTGTCCGCTCGTGTCTGCCAAAGAGTGAAACGGCGCTGTTGGGATGATTTTCCTGCGCTGCGAGTAAAGCTCGCGTGCAGTTTAACCCTACGAAGGGCTGCACTTGGGTTGCAGCTTTTCATGCGGTATGCCGCATGAAAAGGGCAAGTCAGCGTTGAGTACGTAACGTGTTGGAGGTTTGGTTCCCGGAGGTGGtaaagaaaggggggaaggagaagaacaggTGAGAAGATAGCCGAGATCGAGAGGGACAGTCGCGTGAACAGAAAGCATCTGCGAATGAAAACAGTTGGGGTAACCAAAGCTCCACCGCATCACATCTGCTGAGCTCCCGCAAGCACGGTCGAGCCACCTACACCCCTCAaagcgccgtcgctgttcgCATTCTTTTCATCCTCTCGCTGGGTAAGGGCCACTTTGCAGATTCGAAAAGACGCGCACCACTACGCAGTTCATACACCTCTCGccaagcgagaaagagaagcacagagaACAGAGACGTAAGAAAACAAACCACTTCACAAACGCAGTTGTTGTCCGCTGCacgcgtgccgctgcggggACACGTGAGCAGAAGTCACAGGGTGGttggggagaagagagcagtGGACAAGAAGCGCAAACTAAGCCGATTTTTCTGCTACGTCCAACATGCTCATTCCCTGCCCATTCGCTGCCGTGGTACAGGAAGGCAAgtcccccaccacacacccgGCCTGTCTCTCacagggcccatcgcgtggcgcgaagcagccgtggacgcgcgcgccgcagcaacacGCCGGCCCAGCCACCCGAGCACGGCCCCACCAGAACCACCCCgaggggtggcgcaggctccccaccactgggcagcgagggctaGCGGCAAGGCGCTCGAGTCGCGCtggcacccccctccccaccacacGCATGCTGCAGGCCTGCTCACCGACACATACGCGCCTGCAAGATGAGATCACACAGTAGTgtgatgccgctgcagtgcagtgATGGTGTTCGTGCTCACCACATACAGCCCTTGATGGACTCACTGATAGATGTACGTAACTGCGCGGTATTGCTTATTCCCCTCgtactccctcctccccctcccaatACACACACCAACGAAGCACTGCCCCAAACGTACAGCGCTGGTTAAGCAGTGAGGGGAAAGTCGGGTAGCGTTTTTTCTGCTTAGAAGTCCTCTGAGAGGGAGAACTTCTTCGACGTCCCCTCCGCGCTCATCACGCCGGCCTTCTGGTACTCGCCCACCTTCTTCTCAAAGAAGTTCGTTTTGCCCTGCAGCGAGATCATCTCCATGAAGTCAAAGGGCTGAGTCGCGTTGTAGTGCTTCTCCTCGCCCAGCGACACAAGCAGCCGGTCCGCGACGAACTCAATGTACTGCTCCATCAGCTCAGCATTCATGCCAATCAGCCGCACCGGAAGCGCGTCACAGATGAACTCGCGTTCGATGTTCACCGCATCCACAATGATCTCCAGCACGCGCTCGCGCGGCAGTTTGTGCTTGATGTGCGAGTTGTACAGCAGACACGCGAAGTCCGTGTGTAGGCCCTCGTCGCGCGAGATGAGCTCGTTGCTGAACGTCAACCCCGGCATCAGACCGCGCTTCTTCAGCCAGAACAGCGCGCAGAAGGATCCGGAAAAGAAGACGCCCTCCACTGCGGCAAAGCCGATCAGCCGCTCCTGGAAGCTCGCGCTGCTCCCAATCCACCGCACGGCCCACTCCGCCTTCTTCTGGATGCATGGGATCGTCTGGAtcgcgtgcagcagccgcagcttctcctcgctgtctgTGATGTACGTGTCCAGTAGCACAGAGTATGTCTCTGAGTGGATGTTCTCCATCATCAGCTGGAATCCGTAGAACGCGCGCGCCTCCGGCACCTTCACGTCGCTCATGAAACGCTGGGCAAGATTCTCGACGACGATGCCGTCGCTCCCGGCGAAGAAAGCGAGCACGTGCTTGATAAAGTGCCGTTCCCCGTCGTTCAGCGCCACCCAGTCCTTCATGTCGTTGCCCAGGTCGATCTCCTCTACCGTCCAGATGCAGCTCTCCTGCTCCTTGTACTTGCGCCAGATATCGTGGTACTGGATGGGGAAGAGAACGTAGCGGAACGggttctcctgctgcagcggctcctcctccgcgttcGTCCCCTCGGCAACCTtgtccgccagcagcacctcggcgccgGTCGCGATTGGCTTTATGACGAGATCCTCCGTCTTGGCAACGTCGGCGGCCGCGCCGTCCATCGACGTGCAAGCCACTTCCACTTCTgcatcctcctcgcgcgGACgcttcgcagcagccgtccCGTTGGCTTCGGTAGACGACATGGTGATGAGCAGGGATTGCACGGGTCTGAGGAAGAGAGTCTAGAGATCTGCGCGTGGGCGTAGGAGTATCTATGGTgttgaagaagagaggaagaattTGGCTAGAGCGCACTTGTGGGCGTATCTATGAAATGCAGATGTGGAAtaccagagagagaaaagaagcgagagatggcggcctgtgtgtgtgtgtgggcgggagggaggggggagggggcgttGAACGAAGTGTTTAAAGTCCGCGAGAGGAAAATTGAGAAGCGAGAAGACAAGGATGAGTGCCCTTTATGAATGTACATGCGCACGCGAGGAGTGGCATAACTCACACACTCAGTCACTCACAGCGAAAGAGACCACGACGAACGCCGACCCAAAAGTGAGGGAGAAAAGCGAAACCTCAAGCGCGGAGGGCAGACACCGAtcccaccctcccccacctccgcctctccaagggcgaggagaggggagctgaGATGGACACAGATAGAGTGCGAGGCACGCATACACAAACAGCAGCCCTTACCACGTCTTCTGCGTCTTTATCGCTGTTTCGGAAGTTTACGTGTGCATTGCGCACCTTTCGTATGCTTAAGAGAACTGTGGAGTAGCGccagggaaagagagcgcgatacggagggaaaggaagacCAACATGCcatcacacgcgcacgcctccAAACATACCCGCTTGGGTTTTCGCAGATCCACTCATATGGTAGATGATGAgcaaaaaaggaaaagagaggtaGATGgcgggagaaagggaagacgGCCAAATTGTGAGATGGAGCaagcacgaggaggatggATGCGTTGCGTTGGAGaggctcagcagcgacgcacacAAAGAACAGGGACATCGctgtccaccaccaccaccatcaccacccaACCATCATTCCTGATTTCTCTTAACGCCCTCTGCACGCCTGccctccatctccttcaACTTCATCACTCATGATGAATTCAATGAAGTGCGTGGTCGCTTATGCGAGCCCTTACGGAtgcctgccgctgcatcgccctccccacctctctccggGATGGCGCACTCGATGGCCACGATGCGACGCGCTGGTCTAGCGCCATATGTGCCGCCGGCGGAGGCGCGCGACTTGCGCGCTCGCCTCTTCGGTGTCGCCTCGGCctcgtctgctgccgccccgcTGGAGGACTGCGCTGACGGCGGTGTCCTTTCGGTGAAGAAAAATGGGCCTGGTGCCGCACGCGGTGGGCGGATACCGATGCAACGCATGGCAGCCGGCTCAGAGATGAGCAGGACTGCTTGTCCTGGTACGATCGACTCGTCCTCAAGGCACCGCGCTgtcacgcgcagctgctcattTTCGGGGATGTCAGTGCGGCACTTGtgcttcgcagcagcagcagcagcagcggcggctggaGTGGAGGCATTGACAGctgcgtcaccgctgctcggctccacctccttgtcCTCCTGCGACACATTGTCGGTGCCGGACACCGAAGCACCCCCGAGCAGCAATGCTGCCACGTCATCTGCGTTGCCCCtggctgccaccgctgcaggcacGGCCACTGTCGGCACCCGCACTTGCATGCATGACGTGAACGGTGACGCCTCCGAGACACCGGCGCAGATCCCGTGCTGGAGACGTGCTGCGACAAGAGTTACCATTATGTTCACCTGCACATCACCGCGTGGGTTCACCTGAAGAGCCGTGTCAGCGTGGACCTCGGCGGACTTGATGTGAACAATCACGTAAGGCGTCGACGAAGAGGATGGTGACGTCGGAGCCGCATAACTATCAAGTGAGCTGTGTGCACTGTGGTCTGGCTTGCCGCCATTGTGGGCCTCCTGCTGCGAGAGCTCCTGTTGAGCGAGGTCCTCTGCGGATGGCTCGTAAgtgcggtggagcagcttcTTCAGCAGTGTCGCATGCAGGATGCTGCGGTCACGCAAGTGGTGTTGTGGAAGCACGACGGAGACGACCttggcgatggcgacggcgtcggTGAAAGTAGCGCAGCCTAGAGAAAAGAACGGCGACGGGTCAAGCACACTTGTAGTCGCATCCACCGCGGCTGACTtggacggcgctgctttcttcccccgctgctgccccatCAACTCTTGCCTGTGTTGTGTGTCAGTGTACGTCGCCAAACAGGTCTGTGTGAGTTGGCATATAGGCAAGCGAGTGAGTCTCTCTGTACACAGCTGGGGGGTAACAGGGGGACTTCTGCTGTTTTCtgtatacatacatacatatgTACATGCATAGAGTGTTTGggcgagtgagagagaacgagagaggcggggaTGAGAAGGCGTAATGCATTCgatgcgagagagaggagggaagggaggcaCACGCGATCCAGCAATGTAcaggccccccccctctctctcctcccgaCACTCATCCATATGCAGAGACAACGTGCCTTCTTCGTTGCCCAGTAAGGAGAACACTGCCCCATCACGGAGCCCttgaaaaggaaaagagtgaCACGGCCGTTGGCAAGGAGGAAGACATCAGTGGTAAtggcagcggggggagggggggagggggggggtgccggGCGTGCGCGTCCCAGCATAATGTCCCTTTCGTATCCGGCGCGTCCAgccccgcttctctctttgttttgcttgcgcaggtgcgtgtgcctgaCCGACACAACGCGTAGTTCGCCATGGAAAGCAGCAGGGCTGTGGAACAGAGACGTCCGCTGTCTCATCTACTTTGAAATACatgtgggagagggggagaaaagagatgcATCCCCAGCCACCCCATCCGCCACGCAAGACGCGGATTGCAGAAGAGAGCCTGCTCGTCCTTGCATGTATGAAGAGGGAATAAACTGACCGAAAGACGAACATCAAATACAACGAcgaagcagcacacacacgcacgagccGCAGCGCTCCTACTCCTAAAAGCGCGTACGCACT
This portion of the Leishmania panamensis strain MHOM/PA/94/PSC-1 chromosome 27 sequence genome encodes:
- a CDS encoding ribonucleoside-diphosphate reductase small chain, putative (TriTrypDB/GeneDB-style sysID: LpmP.27.2050): MSSTEANGTAAAKRPREEDAEVEVACTSMDGAAADVAKTEDLVIKPIATGAEVLLADKVAEGTNAEEEPLQQENPFRYVLFPIQYHDIWRKYKEQESCIWTVEEIDLGNDMKDWVALNDGERHFIKHVLAFFAGSDGIVVENLAQRFMSDVKVPEARAFYGFQLMMENIHSETYSVLLDTYITDSEEKLRLLHAIQTIPCIQKKAEWAVRWIGSSASFQERLIGFAAVEGVFFSGSFCALFWLKKRGLMPGLTFSNELISRDEGLHTDFACLLYNSHIKHKLPRERVLEIIVDAVNIEREFICDALPVRLIGMNAELMEQYIEFVADRLLVSLGEEKHYNATQPFDFMEMISLQGKTNFFEKKVGEYQKAGVMSAEGTSKKFSLSEDF
- a CDS encoding branched-chain amino acid aminotransferase, putative (TriTrypDB/GeneDB-style sysID: LpmP.27.2030), with the translated sequence MFLSRLWRQGSAACDSKAPVASFTAAALTKKLVTNPPPLPPMKGVAFGTVFSPHMVLIDYEDGKWGAPQIVPFANFSFPPQTSCLHYATQCFDGMKVYADIGDITKVSKGEKLGKQNLRLFRPDRHVARLNDSMHALCFPGFDEAEMLKIITEFVRTEKNYVPKEHGYSLYLRPAAIGTAACLGATPSRSVRLFVIASPVGPYYPLPEGHSDGVIIKPVSLLVEETRKRAWPGGTGGRKVGANYAGPLLVQDEAKARGYNQVLWLGAQDEVQEAGFMNFCTMWKTKEGKTELVTAPLDGTILPGVTRDSILELARSWGEFEVSVRPYYVSELIEALQEGRVIECFGCGTALVVSPVNMLAYRGKEYSVPFPAQSYASRFLQAIIDIQYGKTPSPWSVKIEA
- a CDS encoding hypothetical protein (TriTrypDB/GeneDB-style sysID: LpmP.27.2040), producing MSRQGYHNYDDEENESWWIPPKRAYRSFGPFRVVSTLMVAVAIALIAFGLACAVMFVAEVAEEHPSRAKWTLRALISFNVIVHVSIFIVDQMSWWRSLLSLFVNVLYLRVMRTFPFVSGVNNLLVLGTILAVLVESAMWYWYALRLMYYTSALLIMGFFLLLWLVPIGLLSSCVMEDDRLPGGVGAGGIYSSGLSAPSVGDSPAANPMAGGRRRRTVLHRLADLVSNT
- a CDS encoding hypothetical protein (TriTrypDB/GeneDB-style sysID: LpmP.27.2060), with the protein product MGQQRGKKAAPSKSAAVDATTSVLDPSPFFSLGCATFTDAVAIAKVVSVVLPQHHLRDRSILHATLLKKLLHRTYEPSAEDLAQQELSQQEAHNGGKPDHSAHSSLDSYAAPTSPSSSSTPYVIVHIKSAEVHADTALQVNPRGDVQVNIMVTLVAARLQHGICAGVSEASPFTSCMQVRVPTVAVPAAVAARGNADDVAALLLGGASVSGTDNVSQEDKEVEPSSGDAAVNASTPAAAAAAAAAKHKCRTDIPENEQLRVTARCLEDESIVPGQAVLLISEPAAMRCIGIRPPRAAPGPFFFTERTPPSAQSSSGAAADEAEATPKRRARKSRASAGGTYGARPARRIVAIECAIPERGGEGDAAAGIRKGSHKRPRTSLNSS